Below is a window of Gossypium hirsutum isolate 1008001.06 chromosome A12, Gossypium_hirsutum_v2.1, whole genome shotgun sequence DNA.
TCTATTTCTGAAGTAGCAACATTCTCCTGAGGCAAATCCTTCTGCAAACAAGAAATTCCATTTACCTTAGTGTCACCTAAAAACCCTTTCACACTCAACCTTATCTACCCAATCAAACAATAATGCAGGGTTTTCAGACTCGTAAACTACCTGTTCACTTGGTCCATCGATCGGTTCATCCAACCATCCACAATCTGGCGGAAAATCTCGAATAGCATAAACTTTAGCGTGCTTATACTTGGATGTtgaggcaaaatgaccattttcagTTGAAACTCTTCCCGAGCATTTCTCAGAATGAGTACCACTTGCAAGCTTTGATGTTTTTATATGCAGCATGTCATCAGAAACCACCATTTCAAGTCATATGTCATAAAGTGCACAAAAAGCAACCtataaaaacaacataaatatcATTAGACAGCAACTGACTCAAAGCTTTACCAAAAAATTACCCTAATCACCTATTTCTAACCAAGAACAATGGTAAAACAGAAATTCAAGGCCATGAGACTTAGTTTCCAAAAATAGCAAAAATGGCTATATCAACAATCAAATACTCAAACCACGAAATAACCTAAAGCAATGTCCCAATACTAAATAACATGCCAACTAAAacgaaggagaaaaagaaaagcacaTAGTAATTTCAAGACAATGTAAAAACTCAAACTCCATATTCAACCAAAtagtgaagaagaagaaaagcaaGGAATTAAAATAAAGAAGCGTTAATAAATCTATTTTCTCATAAGCTCGTCAGCACCTAAACACAATAATCAATTCTTTCTAAATTTGAAGTTTTCCTGTAAACCAAACAGGACAAAAAAACTCAAATTTGCCATGCATTAAAACGGATACACAAAAGAAAAttaatgaaggaaaaaaaaggatACTTTAGCATGCAAAGAAAATCACAGCATTAAGAGTAAAAAAACCATGTGAAGTGATCAAAggtgaagaaactatgaaaaaatggagagagaagaagaaaagttTACTCGAAAATATTTGAGAAATAGTAGTAGTAGTACGAAGAGAGGACAGAAAGAGAAATGAGGAACGGACGGTTACTAGCAGAGAATAAGCTGGGAATGGAATCAACGGCGAAGATCGTGATACTGAACCAGAAATGGTGGTGTTTTTGGCGCGTAGTGGAGAATTGGTTTTTCCCATGTTTACTGAAAAGAAGAAGCTGCCATATAAAATGGTGGCGTATGTCAGATGACTGTTTGACTCCTGCCACTGTTCTGTTTTAAGCAATTATTGCTGGCATTGATTTTGCATTACTGGCATTGATTTTgcacattattttttttttaccaaatctTCTATTTTGGCTAAATCTATTAAAGTTTTTTTAACGgtggtaaatttaaattttgaactcATTATGTTGAAGGTAACGTTCgtttcaaaacataaaaacaaacaaaGCAGAATGATATCTCAACAAGAAGCATATCAATTAAAAACAAACTAAAACAcaattactttaataattttctttacataaaaaactaaaatcaatTACAAAATTATTCCGGTGTCATCATGCATAAACCTAATATTCAATCATAATTACTCCACAACTGTTGTCAGAGTTTTCTGTAAAGCTATCAGACTATAAGGAAAAGCTCTCATCATCCCAGCCAGTGTATGCGCACCTACATTGGCTTTTCTAGAAGTCTGATCTAGAAGTCTGATGTCTCTTACATAGCTCCTGAATTCTCAGGACCAATTCCCTATTCAATTGCCCACAGAACTTATCTAAAATAGCTTCTACAGTTTGAGCACAATCTATTTCGACTATAATATTAACCAAATTAGCTTCCCACCTCAAAAGGAGTCCATTTTAAATCGCCCAAAGTTCAGTTTGCTCTACACTACATCTGCTAATGTTTCTCCCAACTCCCTCACGCCATGTACTAAGGTCATCTCTTGCCATAGCTGTTGTCGAAGCTAACCCCGAATTAGAATCCCTTACCCTATCCGTGTTCAACTTAATGAAACCCAAAGATGGAGGTTCCATGCTTAACATCGTCTCTTACTCATAGTGTTATCTACAGAGATTTTACGCCTATGTTTGATGGAACTCACCTAACATCATGAGGATTGGAGAATGTAAGATATATTAAAAGATTCCTTTAAAACACCCACAAATTCTTCTGTTTCcacaaattctaaaaattaatgtCGAATAAAGATTTCCAGTTAACTTCCGTGAAAActaaattaaactcattcaattcaaatccAATCCATCAATGGAGCGGAAAAAATTAAAGCAAAACCCTCAAAGGGATGACTTGCTTCCACACTTCACGTGCATTACCACAATCTTGAAGCACATATTCTTCGAGGCTCCCACAAATGGTACAAGAAGGGACACCAAAAAAACCTCTTCGGCATCGTTTTACATTGGTCAACAAGCGTTCCTTAAGCACCAACCAAAGAAAATGTCTTACTCTTTGAAGGCAGGTAAAAGACCAAGCCATCTTCCATTCATTATCTTCTGGATTTAAAGAATTCTGCATAAGAAAGTTATAAGCAGATTTAACAGTGAACTTCCCATTAGCGGACCAGTTAGAGTTTAGTTCATCCTGTCCAACTAAAGGGCTTGGAGACAGAATGCTTGTAATGTAAGAAAGAATgttattttcaacaaaacaacACAAAGTAATTCCAATTCCAATTGTCGTCTGCCAACAAAACCTCCCTTAAAGTAGTACACACATTAATAAACTcagagcatgtttggttgggtgtaatggcATAGCCATTACATCCCTATTACGTGGGCCCCACCTATTCATATGTTTGGTTGCCCGTAATGCTATTACGCCCATATTCGGTTACGAATCTATTACCTCCCTTGGCTGTAATAGCCATTCCCTGCCTCAAATGTTGATTAGGGATTCCTTCCCTATTCTTTTTTTCTATTCCATTCTCTGCCCTCGTCAATTTCTGCTTCTTCCATCAATTTTTGCCTCAAAAGCTGATTAGGTAATTTCCCTTTCCCTTCCATtgatttctgcttcttcttctcGTTTTATGGAGTTGGTTTAGATGAGGGTGCGATACGTCTGAagcatcttcttcttttttttcattcttcttcccATTTCCTTCCAACCTTCTCCCTCTTTTTTCATGCCCAGGTCTCTCCCTCACTGGAAGTGCTATTGCTCACATTGATATTGGTTTCTTagggtttttgtttgtttttgaagGATAAACCAGTGAAGTTAATCTCATGTTGAAGATCTTCAAGAAGAAAACATCTCCCAAAGGTATTTTAGATTTGATTCCATCGTTGCTTTCttgctcttttttttctttttttcctacaTTTTATGATCATTCTCTAATTGCTCACTTCCTCTGTTATGTGGTCATTGGTTTGTGGCACAACACCATGTATGATATGTGGTTCAGGAGAAATTGAAGGAGCCTTATTGAAATACTTGGGGGTTGAGCGCAATGGTAAGTGTTGTAAACATATTGCTTGCAATTATACACATATCATGTAAAACTCATGTCAGAGTTTGAAGTTTTAGATTGTATTGAATATGAAGTATCTATTGTTTTTATCATTCAGAGGTAACAAAGGACGGTTTATTCTCTGTTGGAGAAATGGAATGTATGGTAAGTCTTTCCCTTTACATGTTTACTTCTTTTTTTCTACATAATGCCAAATTTTATTAGAAAATCAATTTATGCTAACCCTTTTTTTTCCTTAATCACTCTCACAAATTTAACAGCTTTGTAAATGTTTTCTACAGGGATGTTGTGTAAATGCTCCTATGATTGCAGTTGCTGATTACACCAATGGATCTGAAGGATATACGTATAATTACTATGTGGGTTTCTGTAGAGTTCTTTTCGACTTGCCTGATTAACCATAACTAGGCAGTGTGCTCAATTGATAACCTACTGGAATTTTAATATTTGCATTGCCATATTTAAACAATGCAGGAAGATGTTACTACTCAACGAGTTGTTGAGATAGTTGAGATAGTTGCAGTGGGATTTTGCCAAGAGAACTGATGCCTCAAAGTGTTACTGCAAGGCTTCCAACCTCAGAGGAGCTCGATGCCTATGCACATGAGCAATGGGAGGTGTGACTTTCACCTATTTTTTTCATCGATTCATTGGCATAATTTATGTTCTTAATGGTAGTGTATGTGATGCGTTCAGGTTTTCAAATATACTGTATCAATGGCATTTCCAGTAACCAACCCTCTCCCTTAACCTCATCATGAACTGCATGGCCATAGTTTCACACCAACTTAAATTCTAGCAAGTTGTATTATCTGAATTCCACTTCTAGTTAGTTATTGGAGGCTCAAGCTAGAATTCAACTTTACTTCTACTACAGCATTTTTGAAACTGACCTGTGTCGGTTTACATAGGGATGTACCATTATTTTCTGAGTAAATGCAATAACAAATTGGCCATCGggatcttttcttcttttgttggAATTGAAATCGTTCATCTGCAAATTTGCTGCATTTTACTACTccattttgatgatttattaaaatatgacATCCCCTTTAATTCATGCACACAGGAAAAGGTATTGGAAAGAGCAAAAAGAGCCAAAGAGCAAGCGGCACGCGAGGCATTGGAGGCACAAAGGCTGATTCCAAAGTCTACTTCCCTAAGTACATCTATGGGCACAAAGGCTGATACCAATTCTTGTATTAAAAAGGAAATTCATGGACAAAATGTTGTTATAAAAAGGAGCAATATATAATTTGGTacttgtgttttttcttttttaatctattatttgtatttgataaatattttgataCTTAAAGATAATGGTGTACCAATTCTTCGTTATAATTTAAAAAGGACATCAAACTTTAGTACCAATTCTTGTATTAATAtcaattatgataaaaatataacgGTTTTGATACTTTCAAAGATCTCgttcaaatttaatcattattaaaataaattgtgctAACTTTAagctgaaataaaaattttatttatgttatttaaggtatattaaaatataattaaaatcattatttattatttaatatttttaattgaaatataattaaaatcattttgattatataatattaatataaaactatacatttaaattgaaaatataaataaaacatggcataacaattaaaaattttttcttaccattaaatatcaatgttcaaactttttgatgttgtaaaacttttgaacatatggattatgatgtacaatttcattttcatctaactttttcttagtataagttaattatgtttatgcagaatataattttcaagttatatatttaataattattatgttaatttatattttacagtatcatatattatgatttcagtaaattaatataagaatattaattattaagaattttattaaattatatattttaattaaaatatatttaataataattatgttaatttatattttacagtatcatatattatgatttcagtaaattaatataagaatattaattattaagaattttattaaattatatattttaattaaaatatatttaataataattatgttaatttatattttacagtatcatatattatgatttcagtaaattaatataagaatattaattattaagaattttattaaattatatattttaattaaaatatatttaataataattatgtttaaatatgattaaattatttattattgataataataatcttattataatttaaataacaataacaataatcatttaccaaaacaaatttatgctaagggtattctagtcattttagttttttccattatgctattacacctctattccattcaaccaaacacaagattactattacgcctctattccattacattcaaccaaacagttgatttgctattacacctctaatccaatacacctctaatccaatacatctctaatccaatacacctctaatccaatacagcgaaccaaacgcaccctcaATGTTTTGACAAAAATTGAATAAAGGTCTAATCTTCGGAATCCAATTATCAATCCAAACCTTAATAAGGTTGTCATAGCCAACTAACTAAACAAGGCTTTGACGTAAAAGTGGTCAAACCTTGGAAATCGATCTCCAAACAAAAGAACACAAGCCCCTTGAAATATCTTCAGGACATACATATGTAACCTTGTGTTTGGCTCGGAGTATCTTCACCCACAATGCTTGCTTATTCGTGAGGAGATTAAACCCCAACTTAAGCAAAAAGGACTCGTTTTGCACCTTAAGACTTCGGAATCCAGTCCACCATTAGTGAGAGGTTGACAACAATCTGACCATTTAACCAAAGTGAGAGGTTGACAACAATCTGACCATTTAACCAAAGACAGCTTATGCCTCTCTGTATCCTTACCCCAAATAAATCCCCATACAAGCCTCACAATTTTTGCACAAACACTAATAGGGACTTCTATCGTTCGTATAaaataattagatattgacaAAAGGAGTGATCACACAAGAGTGACCCTTCCTACCATGGAGAGCATTTTAGCATCCCAACTGTCTAGCTTCCTCCTGATTTTATCCACTATAAGTACTCATTGTCACCCTTCCATGAAATAATGACATTCCCAAGTAAGACTCCAAATCATTCGTCTCAGCAAAACCAAGAATGCTGCAAATTTCTACTATTGCACAAGGctcaatatttttaaagaaaaacgtCTTGTTAGCATTCACTTTATGCCCCGAAGCAGTCCCGAACACATCCAGGACATCCCTTACCATCCGTGCCTGATCCACATCTGCTTCCGCAAACAAGAACAGTTCATCAGCAAAAAACAGATGCGACATAACTGGGCCCTTCTTTACAATAGAAATAGGCCTCCTAGAGTTATCCTGACCCCCTTTATGAATACTAACTCAATCTCTCCATGCAAAGAACAAATAGATAAGGGGAGAGAGGACAACCTTGACAGATTCCTCTCATCGGAATAAACTCATCCAAGAGACTCATTCCAAATAATCTGCATAGATACAGAAGTAATGCATTCCATAATAACCCTAGACAGCGAACAATGGATAACAGAGTGTCTTTGATAAAATCCCACTTAAGTCTATCATAAGCCTTCTCCAAATCCACCTTAATGGCCATCCAACCCTTCCTTTTCTTGGTTAGCAACGAGTGAACAATCTTTTGGACAATAATGATGTTGTTCGTAATATGTCTCACTACTACAAAGCTGACTTGGTTCTAACTTCTGAGCAATAGGTGTAGGAAACACAGGCTTGAACCGGTTAGTAATAATCGTTGTAATAATCTTATACAAGACATTACCAAAGCTGATAGGACGAAATTGGGACAAGGATTCTGAAATCTGCACTTTTGGAATAAGCACTAACAGGGTTCTATTAATAGATCAGCTAATGGGAAGACCAGCAAAAATACCCCGGATCCAAGAACACACATCCTGACCGACAATCTCCCTTTGGTTCTGGTAGAATAAAGCATGGAGCTCATCCGGGTCCGGTGCCTTCAACGAACCCATACCAAATAGAGCACTCCAAATCTTCCATGGTTACATCCCTAGCCATATATTCCAACCCAACCGAATCAATATTTGGAAATAAACCATGTAAGGGAAACAAAGCATGCCTTCAATCATTCAGAGAGTAGAGGGTCTTGAGAAACGAAACCGCTTCGTACGAAATATCTAATGGTCATTTGTAACTCAGTTAATTGCAAATCCAAGAAGCATTGACTATTTGttgtgtttgttttttttttttaaatcacacatataatcataaaaaaaattacattttaagcATATTCACATTACATAGTTTGGTCATTTTAATCTTCCATAAAAATCACAAATAGTAAGTTGACATGGCAATTAAAAAAAtcagtataatgataaatttagctctcaatttttatatattatatcaatttagtcataatttaaaaaattaacccacaaaatttacaattattctcaatttgatcctaaatctaaaagaaataaaaatatatataattatataaatattttcaaaaaatataataataaatttaagaaatatataaaaataaaaaaatattagtgacaagaaataataatatataaattttaaaatatataaaataaataaataatttcaaaaaagtataataattaatttaaattttatattaatattaatattaaataaaaatgtatgAATGGCTCAAAAAGAAATGAACATGAAATGCATTGATGAGTAATAGAGAGAGATGAAGTTGGACATCCCCTAGAGACATGGAACTAACAAAGTTATCTCTCTTggttcattattttcaattattgGGCTAAGTTTTCTAGGGCTTTGGTCGTTTAATTGCCATATTTGAACTACTCAAGTTTGAAAGTTATTGATGaaatatttaaatctaaaaaaaaaatattttcgaaGTTTTTCTATTCATGAAAGATTttacattacattacattacTTTCTCTCTATTTGAAGATTAAATCTttgtttgtttttaaaataaaaaaaaattcaaaatatttgttttgtaatagtttaaaattttgttaatctttaaagaaatttaattaaacaatataatattaatcatatatatgtatatatatatacactataaGAAAGTTTCAATTTAGGAAACAATCTAATGTGTCATAATTTATATATTGTCATTTGACACTTTAATAAGTTAAcatgtgtatatatttaaattctaaaaaccGTCTTtgataattttgattaaaaaccTTAAAGGTCAACCATccaatataaaattaacattcttattaaatatgtatattttaaaattcgcaataaatatcaaatattatttgccatattgaaaagaatgaaagCCTCATATTTGCAAATACATAAAAGAAGAGATcatgaatatataaaaattctaGTAATTATTTTGATAAACAATAATAAGCATAagttaaatatcttttacttcGTATTATgagtaagaaaataaaaaaaatgatatatggcaaataataaatatattaaaactcTAGATTTCGCTTTTAACCCTATATAAAtagctaaaatttattttttacacaTGCTCACAAGAAGTTCAATTGACAAATTGCTTAAATTAAATACagtcaatatatataatattagggaatataaattttcaaatatataagaTATGGCAAACTAAATTTGCTTAAAAAAATTGACAGCCTATTTGTTATAGCATAAAGATGCCTTTAGAAGTATTATTTGAATACGTTGATGCCAATGATGTCgattataaaaatcaattttgagCTTAGTTAATCACCGATATTTAATATTAGTAACTATAATTTCGATGTAGTTtgcaaacatttttaaaataatgttacTTATCTTTTTAATACAATATTGGATAGGGATGTGGATCACATAATTTGAACTTGTatcaaattgattttttataagaGTTTTAACTATTGCTCCATACAAgtcaatataatattaatttttattttattttattttatctttttatataatttcagTTAGATCACTAATTAAGTCACATATTTTATATAATGCGTATATTTTAACTTATTACTCTCCATGTTGATATCAAATTTGAAGAATATTCATTGTCAATTTGTACAATTATTGcccaaaaaattaatatatgtttCCATAATTAAATGTCtgaataaaattaatatagtATTTAAATAGTTTGCAATAGacaatatttaaaatacattactttatattatttgtaaaaatccacagtttttaaataatttttataaataaatttaatatttttaattaataaatacaatTAATCAGGCATCGCAccagataaaaaataatttaaaatataatactttATTGAATTTAAACCGACTTAATATTTTACCATATTTACGAATGTAATATTTGTTTAAAATGAgcgttaaatatatatatatatatatattttattcaatagGATATCCAAGTTTGCTCTGGACAGAATTTGCCTCAAAAGAAGAAAGTGCATTTTGTTCTTATAGTTAGTATAAATCTTTGAAAGGGAATTTTTTAATACtaatatataattatgtttttatagttaatataatttaatggtttgttaaaatattaataataaatcattaaaatttactaatattattataaataaaatatataaagtaaataaaaataaaaatatgaaaataattattttgatgtttaggtAATTAGTGGTTAAAAATAAGAGCAACGTATTGTGTTGCAATTTGTAAGGAAGGGATAAAATTGTTTTttgaataattgaaaaaaaaatcaaaacgaaagagtggaatttttttttatagtttttaataatacaaaattactatttatattataaaatacttattttttaGGGATAAATTTCATAGTTCAAAtagaactttaattttgattcaactgtatatattttaaaaaataaatacatcaatttatttatatattagataaatataattatttgtgtatgcaatatataaacgtACAATGGTTCTATAATGAAAATCGTGTTAGtggtttatgaaaattgaatcaaataaaaatctcatgtataaaattacacaaaatcgaAGTTAATATATAACATTACATATTTGATCAAATTCTAttatatcttaatttttttataataatttaaaaaattgaagtaaccaaacttagtaaaaaaattattataatagagaataaattacatatataatacaATGTGATACATAAAACTATAATTGTAtacttatttaaaataattattttaccttTTACTTAATAAAGATCAGAATTAAACCTTAAATACCTGTATTGCATCGATTCCACAAGAGGCGCCAAGTCATCCAacggtcaaaatataaaaaaggcgGGAATCTATTCAAAAAACATAGCATATTTTATTTCCTGAAGTGCGGTTGGTTGAAGCTTAAAAAAAACCTAAGCTCTCATCCAAAGCGACGCTCATTTTCGTCAGTCGGATTTTATTATTACTCCTTCTCTGGTTGCCGAAATCCCGCTGATTTTCCGGTTTCTTCTACCGGAATCACAGCAAAATGATGAAGAAAGAAACATAATGATAGGGAAAGTAATCAAGTAGTAGGAGATTTGGATACACCGGTGGGATGATCCAAATTCGCATAGAATGAAAGTGAAATGGATAGAAAACGGGCATTGCCTTCATGCGCTAACGGGAAGGTGCGGGATGGTGAGATTGCCGATGAGGAACTGGAGCTTAACGAAACGGAGTTGCCGGTGGGATTAGTTACTTCTGGGTAGCATTTTGGTAAGCTAGATGGTTAAACTCCTTGGGTTTGTCAAGTTTTGGTAAAAAGAACTCTCCAGCACCTCTTAATTTTGATAGCTCAAGTGGTCCctctaaaaaaaagaataatttaatCCCATCATTTCGAAAGTGAGCAATGAATGACAATCAATCACGAtcttaatttttttcatcaattgtacataactctgattgatataataataaacataGCCCTCAAAGTTTGCATATCATGTCAACTTGgtcttgatttaacaaatttagcccgtAACATTTGTgcaaatgtgtaaatattgaggctaaatttgttaatttttttagaattaaagctaaattgacaaaaaaatgtaAACACCAAGTGCTAactttgttattatatcaattaaaattatatgtaaTTGATGCAAGTAATCAATGTTTTGATTAATAGCCCTAAgttactcaatttcaaaattgatagaaattaaatcgcttcaattttttttaataacaaatttactcaatattaaaattgaaaGGGATTGACGAGTTACTTTTATCTCAAAGTTTTTACTGAGAAAAAGATGGAAGAATAAATCACAACTATGTAATTGACTCACACACCGCCGGAGCAAATCATTACCAACTCATACactacaaataatttaaattgttcttctaattcaaatccatcacaTAAATTTTTAGAATCAACCTTCAACATCACTAAACCAAGAGTTAGAGTTTTGCAATATGTTAaggggataaatatcaaaactctACGTAAATTTTGATTCAATGTGTAATGTGAGCTTTGATTTTGTACGATttcatacatgaaattttgatttaattcagttttcacaaatcactagcaacattatcgaattagcatcatttttattgatatattgcATACAAACAATCATATTagtccaatataaaaataaatatatgtattcatttatttatatgtatacaattgaatcaaaatcaaagttttttatatacatataaaccacaatttaaattttatatgtataattacaCTAAATTAAAGCTCATATATCAAATAGCACATCTTAAAAGGATTAAGATGGAGTAAATTTACCCTTCAAAATCCAGTATCGAGAGGTCCACAGTTGTGGCTTTTGCACACGTGTTGATGTCATAATTGGTTAGTTATTGGATAATGGAAATGGACCATTAAGCCATATCTGGAACTTATTTGTTGTTTAAAGTTAAGCCTTAAGTAGTGGATAAAATTCAGGACCTGAGATGAAAATCGAAAAGTGGTTTGTGTTTTTTGACAATATTTGTCAAACAAACAGGTAAAAGGTACATTTTTTCTCACCTTTTTCTCCCCCATCAATTAAGGGGTGCTAAAGTGATTGCATTTACATCAAAGCATAGACTAGTGCACACCCCATTGTTCATTTTCATTTAGCTCACGAGTCATACCAAAGAATAGGTGCCCCCACTTTAGTAGGTTATTCCGGATTTCCAAAGCAAAAATGCTCCCCACCTTACCCAACAAAACATCCCCAATGATCGGCCCACTACATGGCAGATGCAAGGGCGACCAGAGATGGTTGCATTTACCTTGTCTGAATTTTGCCTTGCATTGTCTTCTTTCATTGATTTCACGTGTCTTGTCAAAGAAGCCTATAGTATCTTTGCACTTCCTTTCTGTGTTATACTAATAAACCTGCAGTGTTTGAGAAGTTACCCTAAAATGCGAACTGTAATAGTGGGTTTGCAGTGTTCTAATCATAGATATTCACATTCTAAAGTGATAATGGGGTATATAAATTTGAGTCTATGCAAAAACTACATTTGCATACAAAAACTTTGTAGATTACCACCTCTTTTGCTTTTCCCTGTTTGGAGCTATATATTACAGTATGTTGTCAACCTATACAAAAAAAGAACCCAAC
It encodes the following:
- the LOC107939895 gene encoding NADH dehydrogenase [ubiquinone] flavoprotein 2, mitochondrial isoform X2, with amino-acid sequence MLKIFKKKTSPKGEIEGALLKYLGVERNEVTKDGLFSVGEMECMGCCVNAPMIAVADYTNGSEGYTYNYYEDVTTQRVVEIVEIVAVGFCQEN
- the LOC107939895 gene encoding NADH dehydrogenase [ubiquinone] flavoprotein 2, mitochondrial isoform X1; its protein translation is MWSLVCGTTPCMICGSGEIEGALLKYLGVERNEVTKDGLFSVGEMECMGCCVNAPMIAVADYTNGSEGYTYNYYEDVTTQRVVEIVEIVAVGFCQEN